From the Quercus lobata isolate SW786 chromosome 6, ValleyOak3.0 Primary Assembly, whole genome shotgun sequence genome, one window contains:
- the LOC115950939 gene encoding probable WRKY transcription factor 51: MDYLENPNSNLSNTNLTGNSDPWSLDFELSEYLMLEDHHHHHAVDQDSTSQSMASSEQVMGGSSGSTGATLRNNNISCKDGVKKNKMEAGHRVAFRTKSELEVMDDGFKWRKYGKKSVKNSPNPRNYYKCSSGGCNVKKRVERDRDDSSYVITTYEGTHNHESPCMVYYNQMPYMIPNGWTSQASSHSSTP, encoded by the exons ATGGACTaccttgaaaaccctaattctaaccTTAGTAACACAAACCTCACTGGAAATAGTGACCCTTGGTCTTTGGATTTTGAGTTATCGGAGTATTTGATGCTTgaggatcatcatcatcatcatgctGTGGACCAAGATTCAACCTCACAAAGCATGGCCTCATCAGAACAGGTTATGGGGGGCTCTAGTGGATCCACTGGTGCAACATTAAGAAACAACAACAT AAGTTGCAAAGATGGGgtcaagaaaaacaagatggAAGCGGGTCATAGGGTTGCATTTAGAACAAAATCTGAGCTAGAGGTAATGGATGATGGATTTAAATGGAGGAAGTATGGGAAGAAGTCAGTGAAAAACAGTCCAAACCCAAG gaaTTATTACAAATGTTCAAGTGGAGGATGTAACGTGAAGAAGAGGGTCGAAAGGGACAGAGATGACTCAAGCTATGTGATAACAACATATGAAGGAACACACAACCATGAGAGCCCTTGTATGGTCTATTATAATCAGATGCCGTACATGATTCCTAATGGTTGGACATCACAAGCTTCATCCCACTCTTCTACGCCATga